From one Salinibacterium hongtaonis genomic stretch:
- a CDS encoding isoprenyl transferase, translating to MQKREVSLGRGLLYDVYQKRIRRWLSRQELPKHVAMILDGNRRWARQRSLGAVAHGHRAGAAKFREFLVWCDDLGIEVATLYLLSTDNLTGRREDELDGLFEIIADLAEDLSHYRNWRVQHVGSTEGLPEPLVEALRAAERRTEGNTGLHINLAVGYGGRREIVDAMRSIVRDHDSKGGTLEALAEILTPELIGNHLYTGGQPDPDLVIRTSGEQRLSDFMLWQSAHSEFYFVEALGPDLREVDFLRALRDYATRHRRFGS from the coding sequence GTGCAAAAACGGGAAGTGTCACTGGGCCGCGGCCTCCTTTATGACGTGTACCAGAAGCGCATCCGTCGGTGGCTCAGCCGACAGGAACTGCCCAAGCATGTCGCGATGATTCTCGACGGCAACCGGCGTTGGGCTCGGCAGCGCTCGCTCGGTGCCGTCGCGCACGGTCACCGGGCAGGGGCCGCTAAGTTTCGGGAGTTTCTCGTCTGGTGCGACGATCTCGGCATCGAAGTTGCAACCCTGTACCTGCTTTCCACCGACAACCTCACCGGTCGACGCGAGGACGAGCTCGACGGGCTGTTCGAGATCATCGCCGACCTCGCCGAAGACCTCTCGCACTACCGCAACTGGCGGGTGCAGCATGTGGGATCAACCGAAGGGCTGCCCGAGCCTCTCGTGGAGGCGCTGAGGGCGGCTGAGCGCCGTACAGAGGGCAACACAGGGCTTCATATCAACCTTGCGGTCGGCTACGGCGGCAGGCGAGAGATTGTGGATGCGATGCGCAGCATCGTGCGCGATCACGACAGCAAGGGCGGCACCCTCGAAGCCCTCGCCGAAATTCTTACGCCGGAGCTCATCGGCAACCATTTGTACACGGGGGGACAACCCGATCCCGACCTGGTTATCCGCACGTCGGGGGAGCAGCGCTTGAGCGATTTCATGCTCTGGCAAAGCGCCCACAGTGAGTTCTACTTCGTCGAGGCGCTAGGCCCCGATCTGCGTGAGGTGGACTTCTTGCGCGCACTCCGCGACTACGCGACGCGCCATCGGCGCTTCGGTTCCTGA
- a CDS encoding AI-2E family transporter, whose amino-acid sequence MIFGKGKASSTDVARTRVDDSLPTGVRIAGAWSWRILAITGVLAIFVFLIMELRIVVVPLMIATLLSALLVPLTQFLVRHRWPRWLAIVTTLTALITVIGGLVVLVVWQIRVGWPDLRDQSLVAWEGLKDFLLQSPLHLTEDQITQYGEELWTTIQRDSEVWVSGALSIGSSAGHFVAGLFLVIFATIIMLIDGRGIWNWVVRLFPQKARAAVNGSGLAGWGTLTNFVKVQIFVAAIDAVGIGLGAAILQLPLVVPIAIAVFLGSFVPIIGAVITGALAVFIALIYKDIVIALIMLGIVLLVQQVESHILQPLIMGNAVKVHPLAVVLAVAGGSYLAGIPGALFAVPVIATLNVMVGYIARGRWRLPPGQANPNEFGRPVITDSKRKDRA is encoded by the coding sequence ATGATATTCGGCAAGGGCAAGGCCTCATCAACCGATGTCGCGCGTACTCGCGTAGACGATTCGTTGCCAACGGGCGTGCGCATTGCCGGTGCGTGGTCGTGGCGCATTCTTGCAATCACTGGCGTGCTGGCCATCTTCGTGTTCTTGATCATGGAACTGCGCATCGTGGTTGTGCCCCTCATGATCGCCACGTTGCTCAGTGCGCTTCTCGTGCCGTTGACGCAGTTTCTCGTTCGGCATCGCTGGCCGCGGTGGCTCGCTATCGTCACCACCCTCACCGCCCTCATCACGGTAATCGGTGGTCTGGTCGTGCTCGTGGTGTGGCAGATCCGAGTCGGATGGCCCGATCTGAGGGATCAGTCGCTCGTTGCGTGGGAGGGCTTAAAAGACTTTCTCTTGCAGTCGCCGCTGCACCTGACTGAAGATCAGATCACGCAGTACGGTGAGGAGCTTTGGACGACGATCCAGCGCGATAGCGAGGTCTGGGTTAGCGGAGCGCTATCGATCGGCTCGTCGGCGGGTCATTTTGTCGCTGGCCTATTCCTGGTGATTTTCGCGACGATCATCATGCTCATCGATGGCCGAGGCATCTGGAACTGGGTCGTCCGCCTCTTTCCTCAGAAGGCTCGTGCGGCCGTCAATGGTTCCGGTCTCGCGGGCTGGGGCACGCTGACCAACTTCGTCAAGGTGCAGATCTTCGTGGCGGCCATCGACGCGGTCGGCATCGGGCTGGGGGCAGCGATCCTCCAGCTTCCGCTCGTCGTGCCGATTGCGATCGCGGTGTTCCTGGGGTCGTTTGTGCCCATCATCGGCGCGGTGATCACGGGTGCGCTCGCGGTATTCATCGCCCTCATTTACAAAGACATCGTCATTGCGCTCATCATGCTGGGCATTGTGCTTCTCGTGCAGCAGGTCGAGAGCCACATTCTGCAGCCCCTCATTATGGGCAACGCCGTCAAGGTTCATCCGCTGGCCGTCGTGCTAGCCGTCGCTGGCGGCAGCTACCTCGCCGGCATTCCCGGGGCGCTGTTCGCCGTTCCCGTCATCGCAACCCTTAACGTGATGGTCGGATACATCGCGAGGGGTCGATGGCGACTGCCGCCGGGGCAAGCGAATCCCAATGAGTTCGGACGCCCGGTAATTACAGATTCGAAACGCAAGGACAGGGCATGA
- the ilvA gene encoding threonine ammonia-lyase, whose translation MTDITVPEVDMATAVPGPTLHDFEEARVRVARVAQLTPMESSRYLADLVGAPVHLKCESLQRTGSYKIRGAYNRLSQLSPEERARGVVAASAGNHAQGVAFAARELGIKATIFMPVGVALPKLQATRQYGAEVILRGHTVEEPLRAAAEFAQATGAVLIPPFDHADVIAGQGTLGLEILDQVPDIETVIVPIGGGGLAAGVASALHQKLALQGRRIRVIGVQAAGAAPYPLSLQSGVRQSVVTSPTIADGIAVATPGELNFEIIRSIVDEVVTVTDDDIARALLVLLERAKLVVEPAGAAAVAAIVTGQVVNSGVTVAILSGGNIDPQVMERVISRGLAASDRYVKLRVMLPDRPGQLARIAELISEANANVVEVMHTRHGRNALISEVELDMSIETRGPEHVQRVLERLREAGYDPRIDS comes from the coding sequence ATGACCGATATCACGGTTCCGGAGGTCGACATGGCGACCGCAGTGCCGGGGCCGACGCTCCACGATTTCGAAGAGGCGCGGGTGCGTGTTGCCCGAGTCGCGCAGCTGACCCCGATGGAGAGTTCCCGCTACCTCGCGGACCTTGTCGGCGCACCAGTGCACCTCAAGTGCGAGTCGCTTCAGCGCACGGGGTCGTACAAGATTCGCGGTGCCTACAATCGGCTTTCGCAACTGAGCCCCGAAGAGCGGGCCAGGGGAGTCGTTGCAGCTTCGGCCGGTAACCATGCCCAGGGCGTCGCCTTCGCAGCGCGGGAGCTCGGCATCAAGGCCACGATCTTCATGCCAGTAGGGGTTGCCCTGCCCAAGCTGCAGGCCACGCGCCAGTATGGTGCCGAGGTCATTCTCCGAGGCCACACGGTAGAGGAGCCGCTCCGGGCTGCCGCTGAGTTCGCACAGGCCACAGGCGCCGTGCTCATCCCACCGTTCGACCATGCCGATGTTATTGCGGGGCAGGGAACGCTCGGGCTCGAGATCCTCGATCAGGTCCCCGATATCGAAACCGTCATCGTGCCCATCGGCGGCGGAGGGCTCGCAGCCGGCGTTGCGAGTGCGCTTCATCAGAAGCTCGCCCTGCAGGGCCGCCGCATCCGCGTGATCGGCGTGCAGGCAGCGGGTGCCGCCCCATATCCGCTTTCGCTTCAGAGCGGTGTGCGACAGAGCGTCGTGACCTCGCCGACCATTGCGGACGGAATCGCCGTCGCCACCCCCGGTGAGCTGAACTTCGAGATAATCCGGTCGATCGTGGATGAGGTCGTGACCGTCACCGACGACGACATCGCGCGGGCACTGCTTGTTCTGCTGGAGCGGGCCAAGCTTGTGGTCGAGCCTGCGGGAGCCGCGGCCGTGGCCGCCATCGTCACGGGCCAGGTGGTCAACTCCGGAGTTACGGTGGCCATTCTCAGCGGCGGCAATATCGATCCACAGGTCATGGAGCGGGTTATCTCCCGCGGCCTGGCGGCATCCGATCGCTATGTCAAGCTCCGGGTCATGCTGCCTGACCGCCCCGGTCAGTTGGCGCGCATCGCTGAACTTATCAGCGAGGCCAATGCCAACGTGGTCGAGGTTATGCATACTCGTCATGGCCGCAACGCCCTCATCAGCGAGGTCGAGCTTGATATGAGCATCGAGACCCGCGGCCCTGAGCACGTGCAGAGAGTTCTCGAGCGGCTGCGCGAGGCGGGATACGATCCCCGCATCGATAGCTAG
- the greA gene encoding transcription elongation factor GreA, which yields MSGQITETWLTQEAYDRRKAELELLTGEGRTEIAKKIEAAREEGDLKENGGYHAAKEEQGKIEARIRVLTELLRHAKVGTPAAEGVISSGTVVTARVQGDEEVFLLGSREIVDETDPDELDVYSEASPLGEAILGLKAGDTATYIAPNGREITVQIDKVEPYRA from the coding sequence GTGTCTGGGCAGATCACCGAAACCTGGTTGACCCAAGAGGCTTACGACCGCCGCAAGGCAGAGCTCGAGCTGCTTACGGGCGAAGGCCGCACCGAGATCGCGAAGAAGATTGAAGCTGCGCGAGAAGAGGGCGACCTCAAGGAGAACGGCGGATATCACGCTGCGAAAGAGGAGCAGGGCAAGATCGAGGCGCGCATCCGCGTGCTCACCGAGCTGCTGCGCCACGCCAAGGTCGGCACGCCTGCGGCAGAAGGGGTGATCTCGTCGGGCACCGTCGTCACCGCTCGCGTGCAGGGCGATGAAGAGGTCTTCTTGCTCGGCAGCCGCGAGATCGTGGATGAGACTGACCCCGACGAGCTCGATGTCTACAGCGAGGCAAGCCCCCTGGGCGAGGCCATCCTGGGCCTCAAGGCAGGCGATACCGCTACGTACATCGCGCCGAACGGGCGCGAGATCACGGTGCAAATCGACAAGGTCGAGCCTTACCGCGCATAG
- a CDS encoding PhoH family protein, whose amino-acid sequence MAPDRNGHERSFRASPVLRAVAVSPSTNRASSPGDGALVAQSFQSIQQPIAGPTSGSRSGSSQAVRTYVLDTSVLLADPRAMFRFAEHAVVLPVVVIAELEAKRHDPEIGYFARQALRLLDELRVKHERLDFPIEVGRGGSLRVELNHSSMDALPSGLKLGDNDSRILAVAMNLAAEGLDVSVVSKDLPLRVKAASVGLAAEEYRAEMAADSGWSGMAEVTLTADQMATLYDRERLSTRAIGDLPINTGLVLHSDRGSALGRITARGELRLVRGDREVFGLHGRSAEQRLAIDMLLDPEIGIVSLGGSAGTGKSALALCAGLEAVLEKQQHRKIMVFRPLYAVGGQELGYLPGDAGEKMNPWAQAVFDTLGSVVSQNVLDEVLERGLLEVLPLTHIRGRSLHDAFVIVDEAQSLERNVLLTVLSRIGQNSRVVLTHDVAQRDNLRVGRHDGVASVIEALKGQSLFGHVTLTRSERSAIAALVTEMLESTELG is encoded by the coding sequence ATGGCGCCTGATCGAAACGGCCACGAACGATCGTTTCGAGCGTCGCCCGTGCTGCGGGCAGTGGCCGTGTCGCCGAGTACAAACCGGGCATCCTCGCCCGGGGACGGAGCGCTCGTGGCCCAGTCATTCCAGTCAATCCAGCAGCCGATTGCGGGGCCGACTTCCGGCTCCCGTTCCGGGTCGTCGCAGGCGGTGCGAACCTACGTGCTCGACACCTCGGTTTTGCTGGCCGATCCGAGGGCGATGTTTCGGTTCGCCGAGCATGCCGTCGTTTTGCCGGTCGTTGTTATCGCGGAGCTTGAAGCAAAGCGGCATGACCCAGAGATCGGTTACTTTGCCCGTCAGGCGCTCCGGCTGCTCGACGAGCTACGCGTCAAACACGAGCGCCTGGATTTTCCCATCGAAGTGGGTCGCGGCGGGTCTCTCCGCGTCGAGCTAAACCACTCCAGCATGGACGCCCTCCCCTCGGGGCTCAAACTGGGGGATAACGACTCGCGCATTCTGGCAGTGGCAATGAATCTCGCCGCTGAGGGTCTCGACGTATCCGTGGTCTCCAAAGACCTGCCACTGCGAGTCAAGGCAGCATCCGTCGGTCTTGCGGCCGAGGAATATCGTGCCGAAATGGCCGCGGACTCAGGGTGGTCGGGCATGGCCGAGGTCACCCTGACGGCCGATCAGATGGCTACGCTCTATGACCGGGAGCGGCTCTCGACCAGAGCCATTGGCGATCTGCCCATCAACACGGGACTCGTGCTTCACTCCGACCGCGGGTCGGCTTTGGGCCGCATCACGGCCAGGGGAGAGTTGCGTCTAGTTCGCGGCGACCGAGAGGTATTTGGGCTGCATGGCCGGTCGGCCGAGCAGAGGCTCGCGATCGACATGCTTCTCGACCCCGAGATTGGCATCGTTTCGCTCGGCGGCAGCGCTGGCACCGGCAAGTCTGCCCTCGCCCTGTGCGCAGGCCTCGAAGCCGTGTTGGAAAAGCAGCAACACCGCAAGATCATGGTGTTCCGGCCGCTGTATGCCGTGGGAGGGCAGGAGCTCGGCTACCTGCCCGGCGACGCCGGCGAGAAAATGAACCCGTGGGCTCAGGCCGTTTTCGACACCTTGGGGTCCGTTGTTTCGCAGAACGTGCTCGACGAAGTCCTAGAAAGAGGGCTTCTGGAGGTCTTGCCGCTCACGCACATCCGGGGTCGTTCGCTTCACGATGCCTTTGTCATCGTCGATGAGGCCCAGTCGCTTGAACGGAATGTGCTGCTCACGGTGCTCAGCCGCATCGGTCAGAACTCCCGCGTTGTGCTCACCCATGATGTTGCGCAGCGAGACAATCTGCGGGTGGGGCGACACGACGGGGTCGCCTCGGTGATCGAAGCGCTCAAGGGGCAGAGTCTCTTTGGTCATGTGACGCTCACGAGATCGGAGCGCAGCGCCATCGCCGCCCTCGTAACCGAGATGCTGGAATCCACCGAGCTGGGGTAG
- a CDS encoding DUF4307 domain-containing protein, producing MTSADSRTEGTQPTDLDARYGRTPSVRARQKTIGWSAAIAVVLVFVAWVAWVAFDGTSATIETRDIGHAIVDDSTVRVSFELSVTPGTDVACALQVQNDLHAIVGWKVVEIPASDTYTRTFTENVRSIEPGVTGLLHSCWLT from the coding sequence GTGACAAGCGCAGACAGTAGGACGGAAGGCACCCAGCCGACCGACCTCGACGCTCGCTACGGACGCACGCCCAGCGTGCGGGCCCGGCAGAAAACTATCGGATGGTCGGCCGCGATCGCGGTCGTCCTCGTCTTTGTGGCGTGGGTTGCGTGGGTGGCCTTCGACGGCACCTCCGCGACGATCGAGACACGCGACATCGGTCACGCGATCGTCGATGACTCGACCGTGCGCGTGAGCTTTGAACTTTCGGTGACTCCGGGTACGGACGTGGCCTGCGCATTGCAGGTTCAGAACGATCTCCACGCAATTGTCGGCTGGAAGGTCGTAGAGATTCCGGCATCCGATACCTATACGCGAACCTTCACCGAAAACGTGAGAAGCATCGAACCGGGCGTCACAGGGTTGCTCCACAGCTGTTGGCTGACCTAG
- the trhA gene encoding PAQR family membrane homeostasis protein TrhA — protein sequence MTMSRPDLPNDSTVNENVDEPDLPNIPVLEDDLEQHDEVKPTWRGWIHAATFPLTIILGIVLLVFADGTAAKVSSAVFIASSMLLFGISALYHRFNWSDRTKMLLKRFDHANIFLLIAGSYTPITVLALPEDKAVLLLSLVWGGALIGIGFRVFWIGAPRWLYVPLYVVLGWAAVMFMGDFFAADATMMTLIIVGGLCYTVGAVAYGTKRPNPIPGVFGFHEIFHSLTLIAFLCHWAAIFIIATNPVT from the coding sequence ATGACGATGTCGCGCCCCGATCTTCCTAACGATTCCACTGTGAACGAGAACGTCGACGAGCCCGATCTTCCCAACATCCCCGTCCTTGAGGATGACCTCGAGCAGCATGACGAGGTCAAGCCGACCTGGCGCGGGTGGATCCACGCAGCGACGTTCCCTCTAACGATCATTTTGGGCATCGTCCTGCTCGTCTTCGCCGACGGCACCGCGGCCAAAGTGTCATCGGCCGTGTTCATCGCCTCGTCAATGTTGCTGTTTGGCATCTCCGCGCTCTATCACCGCTTCAACTGGAGCGACCGCACCAAAATGCTGCTCAAGCGCTTCGACCATGCCAACATCTTCTTGCTCATCGCTGGGTCGTACACCCCCATCACGGTGCTCGCTCTGCCCGAAGACAAGGCGGTGCTTCTTCTCTCGCTCGTGTGGGGCGGAGCCCTGATCGGCATCGGATTCAGAGTCTTTTGGATCGGAGCACCGCGCTGGCTCTACGTGCCGTTGTACGTGGTCCTGGGATGGGCCGCCGTCATGTTTATGGGCGACTTCTTCGCCGCGGACGCCACCATGATGACGCTGATCATCGTCGGAGGGCTCTGCTACACCGTCGGCGCGGTCGCGTATGGCACCAAGCGCCCCAATCCCATCCCGGGCGTCTTCGGCTTCCACGAGATATTCCACTCGCTCACCCTGATCGCGTTCCTGTGCCACTGGGCGGCGATCTTCATCATCGCCACCAACCCCGTCACATAA
- the mca gene encoding mycothiol conjugate amidase Mca — MTRRLLAVHAHPDDESSKGAATAAYYRSQGAQVMVVSCTSGERGDVLYEGLTPRAMADRDMAGHRRQEMQRAQQILGVDHRWLGYADSGLPPEGEPLPINSFATIPLEHSGAVLTRIIREFRPQVVTTYDENGGYPHPDHIRTHEVTMFAVEAAADASRFPEAGEPWQVQKVYYDRGFNVSRIEAIGQELIARDPESPLVAEFERMREWMGARPDTATTHVPCGEFFEARDAALLAHASQVPPDSSFFFWPIDLQRAAWPYEDFELVVSHVPTTIPEDDLFAGIELDTEHTELDTENGEVGA, encoded by the coding sequence GTGACCAGGCGGCTGTTGGCTGTACACGCTCACCCCGACGACGAGTCGAGCAAGGGCGCCGCGACCGCTGCCTACTATCGCAGTCAGGGCGCGCAGGTCATGGTCGTTAGCTGCACGAGCGGCGAGCGTGGCGACGTGCTCTACGAAGGGCTCACTCCTCGCGCTATGGCCGACAGGGATATGGCCGGCCACCGCCGCCAAGAGATGCAGCGCGCACAGCAGATTCTCGGGGTCGACCACCGGTGGCTCGGCTACGCGGATTCGGGGCTGCCCCCAGAGGGCGAACCTCTGCCGATCAACTCGTTCGCAACGATTCCGCTCGAGCACTCCGGTGCCGTGCTCACCCGCATCATCCGCGAGTTTCGCCCCCAGGTCGTCACCACCTACGACGAGAACGGCGGCTATCCGCATCCTGACCACATCCGCACCCATGAGGTCACGATGTTTGCGGTCGAGGCTGCAGCGGATGCCAGCCGGTTCCCTGAGGCAGGCGAACCATGGCAGGTGCAGAAGGTCTACTACGACCGCGGCTTCAACGTGAGCCGCATCGAGGCGATCGGCCAGGAACTCATCGCTCGCGACCCTGAGTCACCCTTGGTTGCCGAGTTCGAACGCATGCGAGAGTGGATGGGCGCACGGCCAGACACCGCGACGACCCATGTGCCGTGCGGCGAATTTTTTGAGGCCCGGGATGCCGCGCTTCTCGCGCACGCGAGCCAGGTTCCGCCGGATAGCTCATTCTTCTTTTGGCCCATCGACTTGCAGCGCGCCGCCTGGCCATACGAGGACTTCGAACTGGTCGTCTCGCATGTGCCCACCACTATTCCCGAGGACGATCTGTTCGCCGGGATTGAGCTCGACACCGAGCACACCGAACTCGACACAGAAAATGGGGAGGTGGGCGCGTGA
- a CDS encoding aminotransferase class V-fold PLP-dependent enzyme: MTTLDEFAADFGEDAGYLDFARLGPVSGAVLAEERMMGEFSFRSRFASIDLAEEHGERALGAVAELTGFRADQVVFQPDTSTGLMHALFGLEGTIALSPLEYPSMRFAAARAERALGRLSTVWLEPEYGRIMPGTLREQLTDDVTAVAVSLVDHRTGFLTDLEGVRQVIGDRLLVVDAVQGVGVVDAPLEVADVVACGGQKWLRAGRGTGFLALSDRAVEQLDPVLSGWRGAPGTEVPEDVPEPPQEASSFSMAKPAPNAQARLAAAVEAVSAVGVDVISDAVSDALDRALSIVDEFGMTVVSPRNRSERAGIIVVEPQPDQLTLLAAAFYNHGVSVTTREGTVRLSVHVSTTDQTFGMLRESLAEFASTSTL; encoded by the coding sequence ATGACAACGCTTGACGAGTTCGCAGCAGACTTCGGCGAAGACGCCGGATACCTCGATTTCGCTCGCCTCGGCCCCGTATCCGGTGCCGTTCTTGCCGAAGAGCGAATGATGGGCGAGTTCTCGTTCCGTTCGCGATTTGCCAGCATCGACCTGGCTGAAGAGCATGGGGAACGGGCGCTCGGGGCAGTGGCAGAGCTCACCGGATTCCGTGCCGATCAAGTTGTGTTCCAGCCCGATACCAGCACGGGCCTTATGCACGCGCTCTTCGGTCTAGAGGGCACCATCGCCTTGTCACCCTTGGAATATCCCAGCATGCGGTTTGCCGCAGCCAGAGCGGAGCGGGCCCTCGGCAGGCTCTCCACGGTGTGGCTTGAACCCGAGTATGGCCGCATCATGCCGGGCACCCTGCGCGAGCAGCTCACGGATGACGTCACGGCCGTCGCGGTGAGCCTCGTCGATCACCGCACGGGCTTTCTCACCGACCTCGAGGGCGTGCGCCAGGTGATCGGCGACCGACTGCTTGTTGTCGATGCTGTTCAGGGCGTCGGCGTGGTTGACGCGCCCCTGGAGGTCGCCGATGTTGTCGCCTGTGGTGGTCAGAAGTGGCTCAGAGCGGGCAGAGGAACGGGCTTTCTGGCGCTCAGCGACCGGGCCGTCGAACAGCTCGATCCCGTTCTCTCAGGGTGGAGGGGTGCGCCAGGCACTGAGGTGCCCGAGGACGTCCCGGAGCCTCCGCAGGAAGCGTCCTCCTTCAGCATGGCAAAGCCCGCGCCTAACGCTCAGGCCCGGTTGGCGGCGGCCGTAGAAGCCGTCAGCGCGGTCGGCGTTGACGTGATTAGCGATGCCGTTTCAGACGCTCTGGACCGAGCACTGTCGATCGTGGATGAGTTCGGCATGACGGTGGTTTCGCCCCGCAATCGTTCCGAGCGTGCCGGCATCATCGTGGTTGAACCGCAGCCAGACCAGCTGACCCTGCTCGCCGCAGCGTTCTACAACCACGGCGTTTCGGTGACGACTCGGGAGGGCACCGTGCGACTGAGCGTGCATGTTTCTACGACGGATCAGACGTTCGGGATGCTGCGAGAATCGCTCGCAGAATTCGCCAGTACCAGCACGCTCTGA
- a CDS encoding class II fumarate hydratase, whose product MTAQPEYRIEHDTMGEVRVPIDALYRAQTQRAVENFPISGKGLEPAQIAALARIKKSAAIANKELGVLDAAIADAIVFAADEVITGQYDAHFPVDTYQTGSGTSSNMNMNEVLATLATRHLGADVHPNDHVNASQSSNDVFPTSVHVAVTQALIHDLVPALDHLAKSLEKKAELWKTAVKAGRTHLMDATPVTLGQEFGGYARQIRLGIQRVEAALPRVAEVPLGGTAVGTGINTPAGFPQKVIALLAAETGLPIVEAEDHFEAQANRDALVEASGALRTIAVSLTKINNDLRWMGSGPNTGLGELHIPDLQPGSSIMPGKVNPVVPEAVLMVSARVIGNDATVAWAGASGSFELNVAIPVMGTALLESVRLLANACRVLADKTIDGLEANLERTTALAGMSPSIVTPLNKIIGYEAAAKIAKHSVAKGITVREAVIDLGYVERGELTEEQLDSALDVLSMTVPPTA is encoded by the coding sequence GTGACCGCACAGCCTGAGTACCGCATCGAGCACGACACCATGGGAGAGGTCCGCGTCCCGATCGACGCCCTCTACCGCGCCCAGACGCAGCGTGCCGTAGAGAACTTCCCCATTTCGGGCAAGGGACTTGAGCCCGCCCAGATCGCGGCGCTCGCCCGCATCAAGAAGTCAGCGGCAATCGCCAACAAGGAGCTTGGCGTGCTCGACGCGGCCATCGCTGACGCGATCGTGTTCGCTGCCGACGAGGTCATCACGGGCCAGTACGACGCCCACTTTCCCGTCGACACCTACCAGACCGGCTCTGGCACGTCGTCGAACATGAACATGAACGAGGTTCTCGCGACGCTGGCCACCCGCCACCTCGGCGCAGACGTGCACCCCAACGACCACGTCAACGCCTCGCAGTCGTCCAACGACGTGTTCCCGACCTCCGTGCACGTCGCCGTGACGCAGGCCCTGATCCACGACCTCGTGCCCGCCCTCGACCACCTCGCCAAGTCCCTGGAGAAGAAGGCCGAGCTGTGGAAGACCGCCGTCAAGGCTGGTCGCACGCACCTCATGGACGCGACACCCGTAACTCTGGGTCAGGAGTTTGGCGGCTATGCCCGCCAGATTCGCCTCGGCATCCAGCGCGTCGAGGCCGCACTGCCCCGCGTCGCGGAGGTTCCCCTCGGCGGCACCGCTGTCGGCACCGGCATCAACACCCCCGCGGGATTCCCCCAGAAGGTCATCGCGCTCCTCGCGGCCGAGACCGGGCTCCCCATCGTCGAGGCAGAAGACCACTTCGAGGCCCAGGCCAACCGTGACGCCCTCGTCGAGGCATCCGGTGCGCTTCGCACGATTGCGGTTTCGCTGACCAAGATCAACAACGACCTGCGCTGGATGGGCTCCGGCCCCAACACGGGTCTCGGCGAGCTCCACATCCCCGACCTCCAGCCCGGGTCGTCGATCATGCCCGGCAAGGTCAACCCCGTCGTTCCCGAGGCCGTTCTCATGGTCTCGGCTCGCGTCATCGGCAACGATGCAACGGTGGCGTGGGCAGGAGCCTCGGGCTCCTTCGAGCTCAACGTTGCCATCCCCGTCATGGGCACCGCGCTGCTGGAGTCGGTGCGCCTGCTCGCTAACGCGTGCCGGGTGCTCGCAGACAAGACCATCGACGGGCTCGAGGCCAACCTCGAGCGCACGACGGCTCTCGCCGGGATGTCGCCCTCGATCGTGACCCCGTTGAACAAGATCATCGGATACGAGGCCGCCGCCAAGATCGCGAAGCACTCGGTCGCCAAGGGAATCACGGTGCGCGAGGCTGTTATCGACCTCGGTTACGTTGAGCGAGGCGAGCTCACAGAAGAGCAGCTCGACTCTGCTCTCGATGTGCTCTCGATGACGGTGCCGCCCACGGCATAA